In Patescibacteria group bacterium, the following proteins share a genomic window:
- a CDS encoding glycosyltransferase family 2 protein, which translates to MKKVGIIIVNYKNYAKRFLAECRDSLREQTYPGELIRVYIVDNASSGESRRFIASHFPEVIIIPREDGNYAAANNAGMKRAAEDGCELFVIANMDVKFDKEWLGELVSAVLLEPMAAIAQSKILLYSKKAGDLPKINTLGNISHFLGFGFTSAYYEADRPIEGNPEIKGYASGCSFIIKKMALDKIGGYNEEFFMYHDDMEIGLRAKLAGFKIILVPKSVVYHKYEFSRSVRQLYFMERNRYLVIFMFYKLPTIFLVLPALIAMDLGMLFYSIINGWSGTKISVYKYFFRPASWKKIFSARAKVRAIRKVPDAELLKNFQGRVLFQEIENPILKYIANPIFNLYWKIAKRLIAW; encoded by the coding sequence ATGAAAAAAGTTGGAATTATAATTGTTAACTATAAGAATTACGCTAAAAGATTTCTCGCCGAATGCCGGGACAGTTTAAGGGAACAAACTTACCCCGGGGAATTAATCCGCGTTTATATCGTTGATAATGCCTCAAGCGGCGAATCCCGCCGGTTTATTGCCAGCCATTTTCCTGAAGTGATTATTATCCCGAGAGAGGATGGAAATTACGCGGCCGCCAATAATGCCGGAATGAAAAGAGCGGCCGAAGACGGCTGTGAATTATTCGTAATCGCCAACATGGACGTGAAGTTCGATAAAGAGTGGCTTGGCGAGCTGGTTTCGGCAGTTTTGCTTGAACCAATGGCGGCCATTGCCCAGTCAAAGATTTTATTGTATTCTAAAAAAGCGGGTGATTTGCCAAAAATTAATACCTTAGGGAATATTAGCCATTTTTTAGGCTTTGGCTTTACCAGCGCTTATTATGAGGCCGACCGGCCGATAGAAGGGAATCCGGAAATAAAGGGCTACGCGAGCGGCTGTTCTTTCATAATAAAAAAAATGGCGCTGGATAAAATCGGCGGATATAATGAAGAATTTTTCATGTATCATGATGATATGGAAATAGGCTTAAGGGCAAAACTGGCGGGCTTTAAAATAATCCTTGTGCCAAAGTCAGTCGTTTACCATAAATACGAATTTTCCCGAAGCGTCCGCCAGCTTTACTTTATGGAAAGGAACAGATATCTGGTAATTTTCATGTTTTACAAACTGCCGACGATTTTTTTAGTCCTGCCGGCCCTAATCGCGATGGACTTGGGAATGCTTTTTTATTCAATCATAAACGGCTGGTCCGGTACGAAAATTTCGGTATATAAATATTTTTTTCGCCCCGCCAGCTGGAAAAAAATTTTTAGCGCGCGCGCTAAAGTCCGCGCCATTAGAAAAGTGCCTGACGCCGAACTTTTAAAAAACTTCCAGGGGCGGGTATTATTCCAGGAGATAGAAAATCCGATTTTAAAATATATTGCCAACCCGATTTTCAACTTATACTGGAAGATAGCAAAGCGTCTTATCGCGTGGTAA
- a CDS encoding UDP-N-acetylglucosamine 1-carboxyvinyltransferase — translation MANYSIKGGKKLSGTIKTNSAKNSAVAILCATPMIIGRTTLIDVPRIEEVKRIIEILESIGMKTNWIGVHTLEIINSGKLSLKNLNGESYAKTRAALLLIGSLSSIFPKFRLPKGSGCKLGKRTVNPYKLAMEQMGFSVKDDGFEYEIARKKPHDAQVTMYESGDTATENTILAAVLSPKKTDIIFAASNYMVQDLCNFLIKAGAKIAGAGTNRLRITGVPKLKPVENYSIIPDPIESMAFISIAITTKSRIKITHCPVDFLRLEIEKLRVMGQKLKISEPYKSKSGFFDLVDIEVIPSKLKALPDKIHPLPYPGLNIDNLPLFVPILTQAEGKTLVHDWVYENRAVYYIELNKLGADITLYDPHRVSIAGPTKFRAAEIISPPALRPSINLLICMLAAEGVSVLRNSYSIDRGYEDIVGRLNKLGADIKRID, via the coding sequence ATGGCCAATTATTCAATAAAAGGAGGAAAAAAATTATCAGGTACCATTAAGACCAATTCGGCCAAGAATTCGGCAGTGGCGATTTTGTGCGCCACTCCGATGATAATCGGGCGGACGACGCTTATAGATGTGCCGCGCATTGAGGAAGTAAAAAGAATAATCGAGATCCTTGAATCAATCGGGATGAAAACTAATTGGATCGGCGTCCATACTCTGGAAATAATAAACAGCGGAAAATTGAGCCTGAAGAATTTGAACGGGGAATCTTACGCGAAGACCCGGGCGGCGCTTCTTTTAATCGGTTCCCTTTCTTCAATATTCCCGAAATTCCGCCTTCCAAAAGGATCGGGATGCAAGCTGGGAAAAAGGACGGTTAATCCCTATAAGCTGGCGATGGAACAGATGGGATTTTCGGTAAAAGACGACGGCTTCGAATATGAAATAGCCAGGAAGAAGCCGCATGACGCGCAAGTAACAATGTATGAATCCGGAGATACGGCGACGGAAAATACAATTTTAGCCGCGGTTTTAAGCCCAAAAAAAACCGATATTATTTTTGCCGCTTCAAATTACATGGTCCAGGATTTATGCAATTTTCTTATTAAGGCCGGGGCAAAAATCGCGGGGGCCGGAACCAACCGCTTGCGGATTACCGGCGTTCCAAAATTAAAGCCAGTGGAAAATTACTCGATTATTCCGGATCCGATTGAATCCATGGCTTTTATTTCGATCGCCATTACTACCAAATCAAGAATAAAAATTACCCACTGCCCGGTTGATTTTTTGCGGCTGGAAATCGAAAAGCTCCGGGTAATGGGGCAAAAATTAAAAATATCCGAACCATATAAATCCAAAAGCGGATTTTTTGATCTGGTTGATATCGAAGTAATTCCGTCGAAGCTCAAGGCACTGCCCGACAAAATCCATCCTCTTCCCTATCCTGGCTTAAATATCGACAATCTCCCTCTTTTTGTGCCAATTCTTACCCAGGCCGAAGGAAAAACTTTAGTCCATGACTGGGTTTACGAGAACCGGGCGGTCTATTACATTGAACTTAATAAGCTCGGCGCTGATATTACTTTGTATGACCCGCACCGGGTTTCAATAGCCGGTCCGACTAAATTCCGGGCCGCGGAGATCATTAGCCCGCCGGCTTTGCGCCCGTCGATAAATTTGCTGATCTGCATGCTAGCGGCCGAAGGAGTTTCCGTCTTAAGGAATTCTTATTCCATAGACCGCGGCTACGAGGATATTGTAGGGCGCTTAAATAAGCTTGGAGCGGACATTAAAAGAATCGATTAG
- a CDS encoding glycosyltransferase family 2 protein produces the protein MDISVIIVSWNVKEKLKKNLKALFSGQEGISSEVFVIDNNSRDNSAEMVEKEFPQVKLIANKDNLGFAKANNQAINKSRGKYILLLNPDMRVMPNTLYSMVKWMDSRPEAGVAGCRLVNERGETIPHVRRFPALLDQLAIIFKLPHFFPGVLNHYLFKNFDYSKEAAVDSIRGSFFMIRRETMDKIGGLDERFFIWFEEVDYCRRVKNAGLKVMYTPSASSIDYVGQSISQVSRGAAQKYFRGSMLKYFEKWQPAWQYWILKLAWPVGQALTFLGDKLSIKGRART, from the coding sequence ATGGATATTAGCGTCATTATCGTTTCCTGGAACGTAAAGGAAAAATTAAAAAAGAATCTAAAAGCGCTATTCTCCGGCCAAGAGGGAATAAGCTCTGAAGTTTTCGTTATCGATAATAATTCGCGCGACAATTCGGCGGAGATGGTGGAAAAAGAATTTCCCCAGGTTAAGCTAATCGCGAATAAAGACAATCTGGGCTTTGCCAAGGCTAACAACCAGGCCATAAATAAGTCCCGGGGAAAATACATTCTCCTATTAAATCCTGACATGCGCGTAATGCCCAATACGCTTTATAGCATGGTTAAATGGATGGATTCGCGTCCAGAGGCTGGCGTGGCCGGCTGCCGGCTAGTTAATGAAAGAGGGGAAACTATTCCGCATGTCCGCCGATTCCCGGCTCTTTTAGACCAGCTGGCCATAATTTTTAAGCTCCCGCATTTTTTTCCCGGCGTACTGAACCATTATTTGTTTAAAAATTTCGATTATTCCAAAGAGGCGGCGGTTGATTCAATCCGCGGTTCTTTTTTTATGATAAGAAGGGAAACGATGGATAAAATCGGCGGCTTGGATGAGCGTTTCTTCATCTGGTTTGAAGAAGTGGATTATTGCCGCCGGGTAAAAAACGCCGGACTAAAAGTTATGTACACGCCTTCCGCCTCCTCTATTGATTACGTCGGCCAAAGCATTTCCCAGGTGAGCCGGGGAGCGGCGCAAAAATATTTCCGCGGCAGCATGCTAAAATATTTTGAAAAATGGCAGCCCGCCTGGCAGTACTGGATTTTGAAGCTTGCCTGGCCGGTCGGTCAAGCCCTGACTTTCCTTGGAGATAAGTTAAGTATAAAAGGCCGGGCTAGGACATAA
- a CDS encoding PEGA domain-containing protein, which produces MSSKIRNILFIAFIGLFVIITPLVMLYAAGYEFNWEAKKIQKTGTLNIITDPKGAKVYLDGKVLTETSLASFINKARPVYTPAKIKNLLPGEYLVKLEAEGYWPWEKKADIYPGEALNLDKIILIKKDLPILAAAEALTGAITSPDRDKFLCLAGDKCGIFSLSGDNFSILPGESCKGKNIVWSQDGSKILIGEKLYDLAAGGPENALDLAKIIPKTARLYSFDSANSAKLYFFDNKSLNLYSYGEAQANPVQKISGSLDDYSVNGNELRMVSRAADKAFLIIYDLSQGKDIRRIELPYSEGYKLKKSNNSLVSLLDEKRNILYIIDPLSRAPSKETIENVKVLYWMDENNLLYANDFEIWKINASSGNKELFTRLSDPIKDVIWHPSGDFIIYSTANSLNLLETSGSERKVIELVKLDQVSAPALDKNGEIIYFYGAIREKKGIYKLRIR; this is translated from the coding sequence ATGTCTTCTAAAATAAGAAACATACTTTTTATAGCATTCATCGGATTATTTGTAATTATCACCCCCCTGGTAATGCTTTACGCCGCCGGTTACGAATTTAACTGGGAGGCCAAAAAGATCCAGAAAACCGGAACGCTGAACATTATTACCGATCCCAAGGGAGCGAAAGTATATCTTGACGGAAAAGTTTTAACCGAAACTTCGCTGGCGAGCTTTATCAATAAAGCTCGGCCGGTTTATACTCCGGCTAAAATAAAAAATCTTCTGCCCGGCGAATATTTAGTAAAGCTGGAAGCGGAAGGTTATTGGCCCTGGGAAAAAAAGGCCGATATTTACCCGGGTGAAGCGCTGAATCTTGACAAAATAATCCTCATAAAAAAAGATTTGCCGATATTGGCAGCCGCGGAGGCGTTAACCGGCGCTATCACCTCCCCGGATCGGGATAAGTTTTTATGCCTGGCGGGCGACAAGTGCGGGATTTTCTCTCTGTCCGGCGATAATTTTTCCATCCTGCCGGGTGAAAGCTGTAAAGGGAAAAATATCGTTTGGTCTCAAGACGGATCAAAAATTTTAATTGGCGAAAAGCTTTACGATTTGGCCGCCGGGGGGCCGGAAAACGCGCTTGACCTGGCAAAAATTATTCCAAAAACCGCCCGGCTTTATAGCTTTGATTCGGCAAACAGCGCTAAGCTGTATTTCTTCGATAATAAAAGCCTCAACCTTTATTCTTACGGAGAGGCCCAGGCCAATCCGGTACAAAAAATTTCCGGCTCGCTTGACGATTATTCGGTAAACGGCAATGAGCTCCGCATGGTGAGCCGCGCTGCCGATAAAGCTTTTCTTATTATTTATGACTTATCCCAGGGAAAAGACATAAGGAGAATCGAGCTTCCCTACTCTGAAGGCTATAAGCTTAAAAAATCCAATAACAGCCTGGTAAGCCTTTTGGACGAGAAAAGAAATATTTTATATATAATCGACCCGCTCTCCCGCGCGCCTTCGAAAGAAACAATCGAGAACGTAAAAGTTTTATACTGGATGGATGAAAATAATCTTTTATACGCTAATGATTTTGAAATCTGGAAAATTAACGCCTCGAGCGGCAATAAAGAGCTGTTTACCCGCTTGAGCGATCCGATCAAGGACGTAATCTGGCATCCTTCCGGAGATTTTATTATTTATAGTACGGCTAACTCGCTTAATTTGCTCGAAACGAGCGGGTCGGAAAGAAAAGTTATTGAACTCGTTAAGCTGGACCAGGTATCGGCGCCGGCCTTAGATAAAAACGGCGAAATAATATATTTTTATGGCGCAATCAGGGAAAAGAAAGGAATTTACAAGTTAAGAATCAGGTAA
- a CDS encoding UTP--glucose-1-phosphate uridylyltransferase, whose product MKKIKKAIVAVAGSGTRFLPATKAMPKEMLPIVDKPIIQLVVEELVEAGIEDIILVTKWDKKPLEDHFDKAWALEYELKKSGKEALWKSMKRISEMANFIYVRQKGPYGNGTPVLSAASLVANEPFVHVWGDDLVKSKISFTKQMTDEFDKHGCPMIGVQEVPREETNRYGIVKLKKGTMELEDIIEKPAVEEAPSNLADFGRMILTPEIVEILKNTPLGKDGELWTVDAIREFVRRGGKFMAKEIVDGEWLTTGDPLNYLKAVVKYAVDREDIGKDFIKFTKSIIK is encoded by the coding sequence ATGAAAAAAATTAAAAAAGCTATCGTCGCGGTTGCCGGATCAGGCACCCGGTTTCTCCCGGCTACCAAAGCCATGCCCAAAGAGATGCTGCCGATCGTTGACAAGCCGATAATCCAGTTGGTTGTCGAAGAGCTGGTAGAAGCCGGGATTGAAGATATAATTTTGGTTACTAAATGGGACAAAAAACCTTTGGAAGACCACTTTGATAAAGCCTGGGCGCTTGAGTATGAATTGAAAAAATCGGGAAAAGAAGCGCTTTGGAAAAGCATGAAAAGGATTTCCGAGATGGCCAATTTTATTTATGTTCGTCAAAAGGGCCCTTACGGAAACGGAACTCCGGTTTTATCGGCCGCCTCATTAGTCGCCAATGAGCCTTTTGTCCATGTCTGGGGCGATGATTTAGTTAAGTCAAAAATTTCGTTCACTAAGCAAATGACGGACGAATTCGATAAGCATGGATGCCCGATGATCGGCGTCCAGGAGGTGCCGCGGGAAGAGACTAACCGCTACGGCATTGTTAAATTAAAAAAGGGGACAATGGAGTTAGAAGATATTATTGAAAAGCCGGCAGTGGAAGAAGCGCCGTCCAATTTAGCTGATTTCGGACGGATGATTCTAACCCCGGAAATAGTCGAAATTTTAAAAAATACCCCTTTGGGCAAAGACGGCGAGCTTTGGACCGTTGATGCTATCCGGGAATTTGTCCGGCGCGGCGGAAAGTTCATGGCCAAAGAGATTGTTGACGGCGAGTGGCTGACTACCGGCGACCCGCTGAATTATTTAAAAGCCGTAGTCAAATACGCGGTCGACCGCGAAGACATTGGAAAAGATTTTATTAAATTTACTAAATCAATCATTAAATAG
- a CDS encoding glycosyltransferase family 2 protein, translated as MPGENKKIVLGFIAYGQATAKYLPYFLPSLKAQTADVQLVCADNSLAGENENEKYIRENFPEIKFIQSGKNLGFAKAYNLMINGAIEEGADYFIAVNPDMIFEADFIEKIVMAIETDKEIGAVAPKILKWDFKNNIKTSLIDSCGLYITKEHRFSDLRQGEDGEPQTPRQAYVPVFGFTGAAVIFNLAALLDAAFFNGRYNEYFDELMFMYKEDCDLSYRLRLAGWKIIFAPDAVAYHDRTASPKGESNLAITLNRKNKSRQIKEWSFLNQWILLIKYSRLPFSRRVRFRTGWYQFKSLAFALFFEPYLLRQIASLWKIRYKIFKRRGQLKIRTNIKEIEKFML; from the coding sequence ATGCCCGGTGAAAATAAAAAAATCGTCCTCGGTTTTATAGCTTACGGCCAAGCGACGGCAAAATATTTGCCGTATTTTTTGCCTTCTTTAAAGGCCCAGACCGCGGATGTACAGCTTGTATGCGCCGACAACTCATTAGCGGGAGAAAATGAAAACGAAAAATATATCCGCGAAAATTTTCCGGAAATAAAATTTATCCAGTCCGGAAAAAATCTCGGCTTTGCCAAAGCTTATAACTTAATGATTAACGGGGCGATAGAAGAAGGCGCTGATTATTTCATCGCCGTTAATCCGGATATGATTTTTGAAGCCGATTTTATTGAAAAAATTGTTATGGCCATTGAAACGGACAAAGAAATCGGCGCGGTCGCCCCGAAGATATTGAAATGGGATTTTAAAAATAATATAAAAACCAGCCTGATCGACAGTTGCGGACTCTACATAACCAAAGAGCATCGGTTTTCGGATTTGCGCCAGGGAGAAGACGGCGAACCGCAAACGCCGCGTCAAGCATATGTTCCGGTATTCGGCTTTACCGGCGCGGCGGTCATCTTTAACCTGGCGGCTTTGCTCGACGCGGCATTTTTTAACGGCCGGTATAACGAGTATTTTGACGAACTCATGTTCATGTACAAAGAAGACTGCGATTTGTCCTACCGTTTGCGCCTCGCTGGCTGGAAAATTATATTTGCGCCGGATGCGGTAGCCTACCACGACCGGACGGCGAGCCCTAAAGGCGAAAGCAATTTAGCGATCACCTTAAACCGGAAAAATAAGAGCCGCCAAATCAAGGAATGGTCGTTTTTAAACCAGTGGATTCTGCTTATTAAATACAGCCGCTTGCCGTTTTCCCGGCGGGTGAGATTTAGAACCGGCTGGTACCAGTTCAAAAGCCTGGCATTCGCCTTATTTTTTGAGCCTTACCTCTTACGGCAAATAGCTTCGCTTTGGAAAATAAGATATAAAATTTTTAAGCGGCGGGGCCAGCTTAAAATCAGGACCAACATCAAAGAAATTGAAAAATTCATGCTATAA
- a CDS encoding ABC-2 family transporter protein, producing the protein MVKSLGKYFRIWRINAKATLMQRMAFRFNFLLIISGVLLQMVMSLLFLNIIFSFVNNIAGWTYNQALLIVASYMMVEGLNWALFAELAGIGQAIKLGTLDNLITRPMSTQFLISVWRADPEDWGRVITAVLIFIYAVPGLGLGFSQMAVNGFFYFFMIFFALAITYSITLIFKSLAFWFTDTNSLWMLVNQTIRVSQYPTDIFFHRAVRIIFSTVLPLAFMATIPAKIFLYGFNFWLIASSILLAAIFFFGSRKFWQYALRHYSSASS; encoded by the coding sequence ATGGTTAAGAGTTTAGGCAAATATTTCAGAATCTGGCGGATAAACGCTAAAGCAACGCTAATGCAAAGGATGGCTTTTCGGTTTAACTTTTTATTGATCATTTCCGGAGTGCTTTTGCAGATGGTTATGTCATTATTATTTTTAAATATAATCTTTAGTTTCGTAAACAATATTGCCGGCTGGACTTACAACCAGGCGCTCTTAATCGTCGCGAGTTATATGATGGTCGAGGGGCTGAATTGGGCGCTCTTTGCCGAGCTGGCCGGAATCGGCCAGGCTATTAAACTGGGGACCCTCGACAACTTAATCACCCGCCCGATGTCGACCCAATTTTTAATTTCCGTTTGGCGGGCCGATCCGGAAGACTGGGGGCGGGTAATAACCGCCGTCCTCATTTTTATTTACGCGGTGCCGGGACTGGGGCTCGGATTTTCCCAAATGGCAGTTAATGGTTTTTTTTATTTTTTTATGATCTTCTTTGCCCTGGCCATTACCTATAGCATAACTTTGATTTTCAAAAGCCTGGCTTTCTGGTTTACCGATACCAATTCATTATGGATGCTCGTTAACCAGACTATCCGCGTTTCCCAATATCCGACCGACATCTTTTTCCACCGGGCAGTCCGCATTATTTTTTCCACCGTCCTGCCTTTAGCCTTTATGGCGACTATTCCGGCGAAAATATTTTTATACGGCTTTAATTTCTGGCTAATCGCTTCGTCCATACTACTGGCCGCGATATTTTTCTTTGGATCAAGAAAATTTTGGCAATACGCCCTAAGGCATTATTCCAGCGCGTCAAGCTGA
- a CDS encoding glycosyltransferase family 2 protein, with protein sequence MDISIIIVNYKSLEKTKKCLGAIGASFFPEISHEIIVVDNASGDNLESLKKDFPYVKLILSLKNCGMGGGNNLGIQNSHGDYILILNPDTFVDPQMIKILFEYLTKNPKAGIAGPKLLNPDGSLQPSCLRFPKFHTPILRRTFLGKLFKGEINRFMMADFDHKEIRSVDWMMGSCLMVRRSVMDKIGLMFDPLFFMFFEDTDLCRRVKKAGFEVIYNPMASANHDHARASAKGRWFIAPLTNKLARTHIASWIKYFWKWKFAP encoded by the coding sequence ATGGACATAAGCATAATAATTGTAAATTATAAAAGCCTGGAAAAAACAAAAAAATGCCTGGGCGCTATTGGGGCGTCTTTTTTTCCGGAAATCAGCCACGAAATAATTGTTGTGGATAATGCTTCGGGTGATAATCTTGAAAGTCTGAAAAAAGATTTTCCTTATGTTAAATTAATTTTAAGCCTGAAAAACTGCGGCATGGGCGGAGGGAATAATCTCGGCATCCAGAATTCGCACGGCGATTATATTTTGATTTTGAATCCGGATACCTTTGTCGATCCGCAAATGATAAAAATCCTTTTCGAGTATTTAACCAAGAATCCCAAAGCCGGCATAGCCGGCCCGAAGCTTTTAAACCCGGACGGCTCGCTCCAGCCTTCCTGCCTGCGGTTTCCTAAATTCCATACCCCGATACTGCGAAGGACTTTTTTAGGGAAGCTTTTCAAGGGCGAAATAAACCGGTTTATGATGGCCGATTTCGACCATAAAGAGATTCGAAGCGTTGATTGGATGATGGGCTCTTGTTTGATGGTGCGAAGAAGCGTAATGGATAAAATCGGACTGATGTTTGATCCGCTCTTTTTTATGTTTTTCGAAGACACTGACCTTTGCCGCCGGGTAAAAAAGGCCGGGTTCGAAGTAATCTATAACCCGATGGCAAGCGCTAACCATGACCATGCCCGCGCCAGCGCCAAAGGCCGCTGGTTCATCGCCCCCCTGACTAATAAGCTGGCCCGAACGCATATCGCTTCTTGGATTAAATATTTTTGGAAGTGGAAGTTCGCGCCATAA
- a CDS encoding ABC-2 family transporter protein, which translates to MKKYFIIFKNSVQTSLAYRFNTFTIFFSESVFLVILLYLWTSIYRQGGHIGSYSLTGLVTYFILSRFVSLIALYDDTAKKMNEEIAEGGAINYFLKPLNYLHKEFAYKLGTVAYRFVVFTSILILALLASGRLSAAAAYNSLPMILFFLIIFFIGICINFLISYSVGLMSFHFDRIQGLNFSIITCISILSGNMVPLDLFPKYLSWLGNLLPFKFIVFIPISIATHRIGATEAPILLLSGLAWLAALYALARILLFFGFKKYEAYG; encoded by the coding sequence ATGAAAAAATATTTTATTATTTTTAAAAATTCCGTCCAAACCAGCCTAGCCTACCGCTTCAATACTTTTACCATATTTTTTTCCGAATCGGTCTTTCTTGTTATCCTCCTTTATCTTTGGACTTCGATTTACCGCCAGGGCGGGCATATCGGCTCTTACAGCCTCACCGGTCTCGTAACTTATTTTATCCTTTCGCGCTTTGTTTCGCTTATAGCGCTCTACGACGATACGGCGAAAAAAATGAACGAGGAAATCGCCGAAGGCGGCGCGATAAATTATTTCTTAAAGCCTTTAAACTACCTTCATAAAGAATTCGCCTATAAGCTCGGAACGGTAGCTTACCGTTTTGTAGTTTTTACCTCCATTCTTATTTTGGCGCTTTTAGCGTCAGGGCGCTTATCGGCCGCGGCGGCTTATAACAGCCTGCCGATGATTTTATTTTTCCTGATTATTTTTTTCATCGGAATCTGCATTAATTTCTTAATCTCTTATTCGGTCGGGCTGATGTCCTTCCATTTTGACCGGATTCAGGGCCTTAATTTTTCCATAATCACCTGCATCTCGATTTTATCCGGGAACATGGTGCCCCTGGACCTCTTTCCAAAATATTTATCCTGGCTGGGAAACCTATTGCCTTTTAAATTCATAGTTTTTATTCCCATATCAATTGCCACTCACCGGATCGGCGCTACCGAAGCGCCGATACTATTATTATCCGGATTGGCCTGGCTCGCTGCCTTATACGCGCTAGCAAGAATTTTATTATTTTTCGGCTTTAAAAAATACGAGGCTTATGGTTAA
- a CDS encoding NifU family protein: MREKIQKALDKIRPMLQSDGGDVHFAGFDEKTGTLKLELQGMCSHCPMAHITLKEGIEKQIKEEIPEVKKVIAI, encoded by the coding sequence ATGCGGGAAAAAATCCAAAAAGCCTTAGATAAAATCCGGCCGATGCTCCAATCAGACGGCGGGGACGTCCATTTCGCCGGTTTTGACGAGAAAACCGGCACTCTTAAGTTAGAGCTCCAGGGCATGTGCTCCCATTGCCCGATGGCCCATATCACCTTAAAAGAGGGAATCGAAAAACAAATTAAGGAAGAAATTCCGGAAGTGAAAAAAGTTATCGCCATATAA
- a CDS encoding L,D-transpeptidase family protein, with product MKKSFILVLLLLGFCLAPAALFAVERDDTDGDGISNADETGIYKTDSAKADTDGDGFSDREELIKGFSPHNPEKIKLEKNDFDKDGLSDRMEFNFHTDLSKADTDGDGFRDGEEIKTGFDPLNKDPKARLGKKIEINAGKEQTLYYYLGGVRLGQFRVSTGKPGMPTPKGNFTIKNKSPKAWSKTYKLWMPYWLGMGNFGIHELPVWPNGYREGAGHIGKPVSHGCIRLPIGDAKILYDWAEVGTKVYIF from the coding sequence ATGAAAAAATCTTTCATACTAGTGTTATTATTGCTAGGCTTTTGTTTGGCTCCGGCGGCGCTATTTGCCGTGGAAAGGGACGATACCGACGGCGACGGCATTAGTAATGCCGACGAGACGGGTATATATAAAACCGACAGCGCCAAAGCCGATACCGACGGCGACGGTTTTTCGGACCGAGAAGAGCTGATTAAAGGCTTTTCTCCTCATAACCCGGAGAAAATTAAGCTGGAAAAAAATGATTTTGATAAAGACGGCCTTTCCGACCGGATGGAATTTAACTTCCATACCGACTTATCCAAAGCGGATACCGATGGCGATGGATTTCGGGACGGGGAAGAAATAAAAACGGGTTTTGATCCTCTAAATAAAGACCCTAAAGCCAGACTGGGGAAAAAAATTGAGATTAACGCCGGCAAGGAACAAACCCTCTATTATTACCTTGGCGGAGTAAGGCTCGGGCAATTCAGAGTTTCAACCGGCAAGCCGGGCATGCCAACCCCCAAAGGAAATTTTACAATTAAAAATAAAAGCCCCAAAGCCTGGTCTAAAACCTATAAGCTCTGGATGCCTTACTGGCTTGGGATGGGTAATTTCGGGATCCACGAATTGCCGGTCTGGCCGAACGGCTACCGGGAAGGGGCGGGCCATATCGGCAAGCCGGTTTCCCACGGTTGTATCAGGCTTCCTATCGGAGACGCTAAAATTTTATACGACTGGGCCGAAGTGGGGACTAAAGTTTACATTTTTTAA